The Cydia amplana chromosome 23, ilCydAmpl1.1, whole genome shotgun sequence genome includes a region encoding these proteins:
- the LOC134658700 gene encoding pro-resilin-like isoform X1 — translation MKAFIPLICLLSLAAAEAPLGDGYAAARSDHGHSHGSNLGRSLSTEYGPPGTSSRSLSQEYGAPSARALSQEYGAPNARGLSQEYEAPNTRGLSQEYGAPSARGLSQEYGAPSARGLSQEYGAPSARGLSQEYGAPSARGLSQEYGAPSARGLSQEYGAPSARGLSQEYGVPSARSPSEEYGAPSARGLSSTYGAPSQDFSRGLSQEYGAPGLRNAPSDSYGAPAFRNTPSDSYGAPLSSGLQDFRLAPSEAYGAPSARSFGSPSQKYGAPARNSFRSNSLSQEYGAPSTRSQGFSGRNSFKSAKGRSGFSTPSSTYGAPSGRSSDSYSQGHKAGSSFASARLSDTYGAPAARSLSDTYGAPAARSPSDTYGTPAARSLSDTYGAPNSRTAGSKTSAFASSFASARSSPSSKYGTPSAFDAMPSEQYGVPEQYDSLSSQGYGYARGALDELQNQEPANYDFAYKVNDFESGSDFGHSETRQDNRAEGSYFVVLPDGTKQVVEYEADERGFKPRISVEPASGGYDDNANNIARSADGPY, via the exons ATGAAG gcGTTCATTCctttaatttgtttattgtcGCTAGCGGCCGCCGAAGCTCCTCTCGG CGACGGTTACGCCGCTGCTCGATCAGACCACGGCCACTCCCACGGTTCCAACCTCGGCCGTTCTCTCTCCACCGAATACGGACCTCCAGGGACCTCTAGTCGGTCCCTATCTCAAGAATACGGTGCACCAAGCGCTAGAGCCCTCAGCCAAGAGTACGGCGCGCCAAACGCCAGGGGTCTTTCTCAAGAATACGAGGCACCTAATACTCGAGGTCTGTCACAGGAATATGGAGCGCCAAGTGCTAGGGGGCTCTCTCAAGAATACGGAGCTCCAAGCGCCAGGGGACTTTCACAAGAATACGGAGCTCCAAGCGCCAGGGGACTTTCGCAGGAATATGGTGCCCCTAGTGCCAGAGGACTCTCTCAAGAATATGGAGCTCCAAGCGCCAGAGGACTCTCCCAAGAGTACGGCGCCCCCAGCGCTAGAGGATTGTCTCAAGAATATGGAGTTCCCAGTGCCCGAAGCCCTTCTGAAGAGTATGGAGCCCCAAGCGCTCGCGGCTTATCCTCTACCTACGGCGCTCCTTCCCAAGACTTCTCCCGCGGACTTTCTCAGGAATACGGGGCTCCTGGACTAAGAAACGCACCTTCAGACTCTTACGGCGCACCTGCCTTCAGAAATACCCCTTCGGATTCTTATGGAGCTCCGCTGTCTTCTGGTCTTCAAGATTTCCGATTAGCTCCTTCTGAGGCATATGGTGCTCCGTCAGCTAGAAGCTTTGGGTCTCCTTCTCAGAAATATGGCGCTCCTGCTCGTAACTCTTTCCGTTCGAACTCTCTATCTCAAGAATATGGTGCTCCTTCCACCCGATCTCAAGGTTTCTCTGGCAGAAACTCTTTCAAATCTGCTAAAGGCCGCTCTGGTTTCTCTACCCCCTCGTCTACTTACGGTGCTCCTAGTGGAAGGTCTTCTGACTCCTATTCCCAAGGCCATAAGGCTGGTTCTTCATTCGCAAGCGCCCGCTTGTCGGATACCTATGGAGCGCCCGCTGCAAGGAGTTTGTCGGATACCTATGGAGCGCCCGCTGCAAGGAGTCCCTCAGATACCTATGGAACACCCGCTGCAAGGAGTCTGTCCGATACGTATGGAGCACCGAACAGCAGAACTGCGGGATCGAAGACTAGTGCTTTTGCTTCGTCTTTCGCTTCTGCCAG GTCATCCCCCTCTTCCAAATACGGCACCCCCTCCGCCTTCGACGCTATGCCCTCCGAGCAATATGGCGTTCCCGAACAGTACGATTCTCTCTCCAGCCAGGGCTACGGGTATGCCAGGGGGGCTCTCGATGAGCTGCAGAACCAG GAGCCAGCGAACTACGACTTTGCCTACAAAGTGAATGACTTCGAATCTGGCAGCGACTTCGGGCATTCGGAAACCAGGCAGGACAACCGCGCTGAAGGCAGCTACTTTGTCGTTTTACCTGATGGAACCAAGCAG GTGGTAGAATACGAGGCCGATGAGCGCGGTTTCAAGCCTCGCATCTCCGTGGAGCCAGCATCAGGCGGCTACGATGACAACGCCAACAACATCGCTCGCTCCGCTGATGGACCTTATTGA
- the LOC134658700 gene encoding pro-resilin-like isoform X2, with protein MKAFIPLICLLSLAAAEAPLGDGYAAARSDHGHSHGSNLGRSLSTEYGPPGTSSRSLSQEYGAPSARALSQEYGAPNARGLSQEYEAPNTRGLSQEYGAPSARGLSQEYGAPSARGLSQEYGAPSARGLSQEYGAPSARGLSQEYGAPSARGLSQEYGAPSARGLSQEYGVPSARSPSEEYGAPSARGLSSTYGAPSQDFSRGLSQEYGAPGLRNAPSDSYGAPAFRNTPSDSYGAPLSSGLQDFRLAPSEAYGAPSARSFGSPSQKYGAPARNSFRSNSLSQEYGAPSTRSQGFSGRNSFKSAKGRSGFSTPSSTYGAPSGRSSDSYSQGHKAGSSFASARLSDTYGAPAARSLSDTYGAPAARSPSDTYGTPAARSLSDTYGAPNSRTAGSKTSAFASSFASARSSPSSKYGTPSAFDAMPSEQYGVPEQYDSLSSQGYGYARGALDELQNQPANYDFAYKVNDFESGSDFGHSETRQDNRAEGSYFVVLPDGTKQVVEYEADERGFKPRISVEPASGGYDDNANNIARSADGPY; from the exons ATGAAG gcGTTCATTCctttaatttgtttattgtcGCTAGCGGCCGCCGAAGCTCCTCTCGG CGACGGTTACGCCGCTGCTCGATCAGACCACGGCCACTCCCACGGTTCCAACCTCGGCCGTTCTCTCTCCACCGAATACGGACCTCCAGGGACCTCTAGTCGGTCCCTATCTCAAGAATACGGTGCACCAAGCGCTAGAGCCCTCAGCCAAGAGTACGGCGCGCCAAACGCCAGGGGTCTTTCTCAAGAATACGAGGCACCTAATACTCGAGGTCTGTCACAGGAATATGGAGCGCCAAGTGCTAGGGGGCTCTCTCAAGAATACGGAGCTCCAAGCGCCAGGGGACTTTCACAAGAATACGGAGCTCCAAGCGCCAGGGGACTTTCGCAGGAATATGGTGCCCCTAGTGCCAGAGGACTCTCTCAAGAATATGGAGCTCCAAGCGCCAGAGGACTCTCCCAAGAGTACGGCGCCCCCAGCGCTAGAGGATTGTCTCAAGAATATGGAGTTCCCAGTGCCCGAAGCCCTTCTGAAGAGTATGGAGCCCCAAGCGCTCGCGGCTTATCCTCTACCTACGGCGCTCCTTCCCAAGACTTCTCCCGCGGACTTTCTCAGGAATACGGGGCTCCTGGACTAAGAAACGCACCTTCAGACTCTTACGGCGCACCTGCCTTCAGAAATACCCCTTCGGATTCTTATGGAGCTCCGCTGTCTTCTGGTCTTCAAGATTTCCGATTAGCTCCTTCTGAGGCATATGGTGCTCCGTCAGCTAGAAGCTTTGGGTCTCCTTCTCAGAAATATGGCGCTCCTGCTCGTAACTCTTTCCGTTCGAACTCTCTATCTCAAGAATATGGTGCTCCTTCCACCCGATCTCAAGGTTTCTCTGGCAGAAACTCTTTCAAATCTGCTAAAGGCCGCTCTGGTTTCTCTACCCCCTCGTCTACTTACGGTGCTCCTAGTGGAAGGTCTTCTGACTCCTATTCCCAAGGCCATAAGGCTGGTTCTTCATTCGCAAGCGCCCGCTTGTCGGATACCTATGGAGCGCCCGCTGCAAGGAGTTTGTCGGATACCTATGGAGCGCCCGCTGCAAGGAGTCCCTCAGATACCTATGGAACACCCGCTGCAAGGAGTCTGTCCGATACGTATGGAGCACCGAACAGCAGAACTGCGGGATCGAAGACTAGTGCTTTTGCTTCGTCTTTCGCTTCTGCCAG GTCATCCCCCTCTTCCAAATACGGCACCCCCTCCGCCTTCGACGCTATGCCCTCCGAGCAATATGGCGTTCCCGAACAGTACGATTCTCTCTCCAGCCAGGGCTACGGGTATGCCAGGGGGGCTCTCGATGAGCTGCAGAACCAG CCAGCGAACTACGACTTTGCCTACAAAGTGAATGACTTCGAATCTGGCAGCGACTTCGGGCATTCGGAAACCAGGCAGGACAACCGCGCTGAAGGCAGCTACTTTGTCGTTTTACCTGATGGAACCAAGCAG GTGGTAGAATACGAGGCCGATGAGCGCGGTTTCAAGCCTCGCATCTCCGTGGAGCCAGCATCAGGCGGCTACGATGACAACGCCAACAACATCGCTCGCTCCGCTGATGGACCTTATTGA